In Paenibacillus ihbetae, the following are encoded in one genomic region:
- a CDS encoding pyrimidine-nucleoside phosphorylase: protein MRMVDLIAKKRDGKELTTEEINFFIEGYTKGDIPDYQVSAMNMAIYFQDMSDRERADLTMAMVNSGETIDLSAIEGIKVDKHSTGGVGDTTTLVLAPLVAALDIPVAKMSGRGLGHTGGTIDKLESIPGFHVEISKEEFVNLVNQHKIAVIGQTGNLTPADKKLYALRDVTATVNSIPLIASSIMSKKIAAGSDAIVLDVKTGAGAFMKTVEDAKELAHAMVSIGNNVGRKTMAVISDMSQPLGVAIGNSLEVQEAILALRGEGPKDLEELCLALGRQMVYLARKAESLEEAEEMLREVIRNGKALEKFKEFIQNQGGDPSVVDDPDRLPKAKYLIELPAQRDGVVAELVADEIGTAAMWLGAGRATKESEIDLAVGLMLNKKVGDLVKMGESLVTIHANREDVEDVKQKLYESIRIDDHADAPVLVYDIVTE, encoded by the coding sequence ATGAGAATGGTTGATTTGATTGCGAAGAAACGCGACGGCAAGGAACTGACAACTGAAGAGATCAATTTCTTTATCGAAGGATACACGAAGGGAGATATTCCTGATTACCAGGTCAGCGCCATGAATATGGCGATTTATTTCCAAGACATGTCGGACCGGGAACGGGCCGATTTGACGATGGCGATGGTGAACTCCGGAGAAACGATTGATCTGTCCGCAATTGAGGGAATCAAGGTCGACAAGCACTCCACCGGTGGCGTCGGCGATACGACGACGCTTGTCCTGGCACCGCTTGTAGCCGCACTGGATATCCCCGTGGCGAAGATGTCCGGGCGCGGGCTCGGCCATACCGGAGGCACGATTGACAAGCTGGAGTCGATTCCGGGCTTCCATGTGGAGATCAGCAAGGAAGAGTTTGTGAACCTGGTCAATCAGCATAAAATCGCGGTCATCGGGCAGACGGGGAACCTCACTCCGGCCGACAAGAAGCTGTATGCCCTTCGGGATGTAACGGCTACCGTCAATTCCATCCCGCTGATTGCAAGCTCGATCATGAGCAAGAAAATCGCTGCCGGCTCGGACGCCATCGTGCTGGACGTCAAGACCGGTGCGGGCGCCTTCATGAAAACGGTGGAGGATGCGAAGGAGCTGGCGCACGCCATGGTGAGCATCGGCAACAATGTCGGCCGCAAGACGATGGCGGTCATCTCGGACATGAGCCAGCCGCTGGGCGTTGCCATCGGCAATTCGCTGGAGGTGCAGGAGGCGATCTTGGCCCTTCGCGGTGAAGGTCCGAAGGATCTGGAGGAGCTGTGCCTTGCATTAGGCCGACAGATGGTGTATCTCGCCCGTAAGGCGGAGTCGCTGGAAGAGGCGGAGGAGATGCTGAGAGAGGTCATCCGCAACGGCAAGGCGCTGGAGAAGTTCAAGGAATTCATCCAGAACCAGGGCGGTGACCCGTCCGTGGTGGATGATCCGGACCGGCTGCCGAAGGCGAAGTATCTGATCGAGCTGCCGGCTCAGCGGGACGGCGTCGTGGCCGAGCTCGTCGCGGACGAAATCGGCACGGCGGCAATGTGGCTCGGCGCCGGACGCGCGACGAAGGAATCCGAAATCGATCTGGCTGTCGGCCTGATGCTTAACAAGAAGGTTGGCGATCTCGTCAAGATGGGCGAATCGCTCGTTACCATCCACGCGAACCGCGAAGACGTGGAAGACGTGAAGCAGAAGCTGTATGAGAGCATCCGGATTGACGATCATGCCGATGCACCGGTTCTGGTGTACGACATTGTAACGGAATAA
- a CDS encoding NupC/NupG family nucleoside CNT transporter, translated as MKYLIAILGLLVVFGLAFIISNDKRNIRYRPLAVMILLQLILGFVLLNTGVGEYLVRKIANTFDALLGYAGEGIEFVFGGIANEGAGPFFLNVLLPIVFISALIGILQYIKVLPFIVRYIGLILSKINGMGKLESYNAVASAILGQSEVFISVKKQIARIPKHRMYTLCASAMSTVSMSIVGAYMTMIEPRYVVTAIVLNLFGGFIIASIVNPYKVGKDEDILEVQEEEKQSFFEMLGEYIMDGFKVAITVAAMLLGFVALIAMINGIFNLIFGITFQQLLGFIFAPIAFVMGVPWTEAVDAGSIMATKLVSNEFVAMLDLGNFTHLSERTIGIVSVFLVSFANFSSIGIIAGAVKGLNEKQGNVVARFGLKLLYGATLVSVLSATIAGLFL; from the coding sequence ATGAAATATTTAATCGCCATATTGGGCTTGCTGGTCGTATTCGGTCTGGCGTTCATCATAAGCAACGATAAGCGCAACATCCGCTATCGTCCGCTGGCCGTCATGATTCTGCTTCAACTGATTCTCGGATTTGTTTTGCTGAATACGGGCGTCGGTGAGTATCTTGTTAGAAAGATCGCCAATACCTTTGATGCGCTGCTTGGATATGCAGGGGAAGGGATTGAATTCGTGTTCGGCGGGATTGCCAATGAAGGTGCCGGACCTTTCTTCCTCAATGTGCTGCTTCCGATCGTGTTTATTTCCGCGTTGATTGGTATACTTCAATATATTAAGGTGCTTCCGTTTATCGTACGATACATCGGTTTGATCTTAAGCAAAATCAACGGTATGGGAAAGCTGGAATCCTATAATGCGGTAGCGTCGGCGATCCTTGGGCAATCCGAGGTGTTTATTTCGGTCAAGAAGCAGATTGCGCGTATTCCGAAGCATCGGATGTATACGCTGTGCGCATCGGCCATGTCCACCGTGTCGATGTCCATCGTCGGTGCATACATGACGATGATCGAGCCGCGGTACGTCGTCACGGCGATCGTGCTGAACCTGTTTGGCGGATTTATTATTGCATCGATCGTTAACCCTTATAAGGTGGGTAAAGACGAAGATATCCTGGAAGTCCAGGAGGAAGAGAAGCAGTCCTTCTTCGAAATGCTGGGCGAGTATATCATGGACGGCTTTAAGGTCGCCATCACGGTTGCGGCGATGCTTCTCGGATTCGTTGCACTCATCGCCATGATTAACGGAATCTTCAACCTTATCTTCGGGATTACGTTCCAGCAGCTGCTCGGATTTATTTTCGCTCCGATCGCCTTCGTCATGGGCGTGCCTTGGACAGAAGCCGTGGATGCGGGCAGCATCATGGCTACCAAGCTGGTATCCAACGAATTTGTGGCGATGCTTGATCTGGGCAACTTTACGCACCTGTCCGAGCGGACAATCGGTATCGTATCGGTATTCCTCGTTTCCTTCGCGAACTTCTCCTCGATCGGCATTATTGCCGGAGCCGTCAAGGGCTTGAACGAGAAGCAGGGAAATGTGGTCGCACGCTTCGGCTTGAAGCTGCTGTATGGCGCGACCTTGGTCAGCGTGCTCTCCGCTACCATTGCCGGCCTGTTCCTGTAG
- the deoB gene encoding phosphopentomutase yields MERFKRIHLIVLDSVGIGEAPDAADFDDVGSDTLGHIARECQGLNMPNMASLGLSNIREIEGIPAADQPRAFYTKMQEASNGKDTMTGHWEIMGLYIDTPFRVFPDGFPDELIQRIEEKTGRKVIGNKPASGTEIIAELGEEHIKTGALIIYTSADSVLQIAAHEDVVPLKELYEICEFCREITLEDPYMLGRIIARPFVGEAGSFKRTANRHDYALKPFGRTTMNELKDAGFDVIALGKISDIYDGEGITKAVRTVSNMDGMDKLIQTMDEEFTGLSFLNLVDFDAVYGHRRDPKGYGQALEDYDKRLPEVFDKMTEEDLLIITADHGNDPTYKGTDHTREYVPLLVYSPRFERGRELPLRRTFADIGATVADNFGVKLPDHGTSFLNELQTN; encoded by the coding sequence ATGGAACGTTTCAAACGAATTCACCTGATCGTGCTTGACTCCGTCGGGATCGGCGAAGCGCCGGATGCGGCCGACTTCGATGATGTCGGCTCCGATACGCTTGGTCATATCGCCCGGGAGTGCCAAGGACTGAACATGCCGAATATGGCTTCGCTCGGATTGTCCAACATTCGTGAGATCGAAGGCATTCCTGCCGCCGATCAGCCGCGGGCATTTTATACCAAGATGCAGGAAGCCTCGAACGGCAAGGATACGATGACCGGCCACTGGGAGATCATGGGCCTGTACATCGATACCCCGTTCCGCGTGTTCCCGGACGGCTTTCCGGATGAGCTCATTCAGCGCATTGAGGAGAAAACCGGCCGCAAGGTGATCGGCAACAAGCCGGCCAGCGGCACCGAAATCATTGCCGAGCTCGGCGAAGAGCATATCAAGACCGGCGCGTTGATCATTTACACCTCCGCGGATTCCGTGCTCCAGATCGCCGCTCATGAGGACGTCGTTCCGCTTAAAGAGCTGTATGAGATCTGTGAGTTTTGCCGCGAAATCACGCTAGAGGATCCTTATATGCTGGGCCGCATTATCGCCCGTCCGTTCGTCGGAGAGGCTGGCAGCTTCAAGCGTACCGCCAATCGTCATGACTATGCGCTTAAGCCGTTCGGCAGAACGACGATGAACGAGCTGAAGGATGCGGGCTTCGACGTGATCGCCCTCGGCAAAATCTCGGATATTTATGATGGCGAAGGCATCACCAAGGCCGTGCGGACGGTGTCCAATATGGACGGAATGGATAAACTGATCCAAACCATGGACGAGGAGTTCACCGGCCTCAGCTTCCTCAATCTGGTCGATTTCGATGCGGTGTACGGTCACCGCCGCGACCCGAAAGGTTACGGCCAGGCTCTGGAGGATTATGACAAGCGGCTTCCTGAAGTGTTCGATAAGATGACGGAGGAGGATCTGCTGATCATTACGGCGGATCACGGCAACGACCCGACCTATAAGGGAACGGACCACACGCGCGAATACGTGCCGCTTCTCGTATATTCGCCGCGCTTTGAGCGGGGCAGGGAGCTGCCGCTTCGCCGGACCTTTGCCGATATCGGGGCTACCGTAGCGGACAACTTCGGCGTGAAGCTTCCGGACCACGGCACCAGCTTTTTGAACGAACTGCAAACCAATTGA
- a CDS encoding BadF/BadG/BcrA/BcrD ATPase family protein, which translates to MEIFIGVDGGGTKTEAAAINASGQVISRFTGGSTNPYIVTFDGAMKELQAVIEGLMEPFNLSSASCSSICLGMSGVSSDEERQRVRQYLESHFLERQLSPHIYMRSEAEISLMAVLERQYGILIISGTGSNTYGITKSGSIHRVGGWGHILGDEGSGYQIGLQTLKSVIKSHERILPPTRMSSLILKTYPLSHIADLKSYIYQPAITKQNIASFARCCIEAAEAGDHVALDILRSQADELAETTSALIMQHHEFATSDVVCIGSIFKHSRVFREAYRAAIRERYPRLQFPEAAHDRTPAHGAAMLAYRLFQDGAQ; encoded by the coding sequence ATGGAAATTTTTATCGGAGTCGACGGCGGCGGCACAAAGACTGAAGCCGCAGCCATCAACGCCAGCGGCCAAGTCATTTCCCGTTTCACTGGAGGTTCCACCAATCCTTATATCGTCACCTTTGACGGGGCGATGAAAGAGCTTCAGGCGGTGATCGAGGGTCTCATGGAGCCCTTCAACCTTTCGTCAGCTTCATGTTCGTCTATCTGCCTCGGCATGTCAGGTGTAAGCTCGGATGAGGAACGGCAGCGGGTTCGTCAGTACCTTGAATCCCACTTCCTGGAGCGGCAGCTCTCCCCGCATATTTACATGCGTTCCGAAGCCGAAATTTCATTAATGGCTGTGCTGGAGCGCCAATACGGAATCCTGATCATTTCAGGAACCGGCTCCAATACCTACGGGATAACGAAATCCGGGAGCATCCACCGTGTCGGCGGCTGGGGGCATATACTCGGCGATGAGGGCAGCGGGTATCAGATCGGGCTTCAGACTTTGAAGTCCGTCATTAAAAGCCACGAGCGGATTCTGCCGCCAACTCGGATGAGCAGCTTAATTCTGAAGACTTATCCGCTGAGCCATATTGCCGATCTTAAATCATATATATACCAGCCTGCCATAACGAAGCAGAACATCGCGTCCTTCGCCCGCTGCTGTATTGAAGCCGCAGAAGCCGGGGATCACGTCGCTCTCGATATTCTCCGCTCGCAGGCCGACGAGCTTGCAGAAACGACTTCGGCGCTTATCATGCAGCATCATGAATTTGCGACGAGTGACGTGGTGTGCATCGGCTCGATCTTCAAGCATTCCCGCGTATTCCGGGAAGCTTATCGCGCGGCGATCCGGGAGCGCTACCCCCGGCTGCAATTTCCGGAGGCTGCGCATGACCGGACACCGGCGCATGGTGCAGCCATGCTGGCATACCGGCTATTCCAGGACGGAGCCCAATGA
- a CDS encoding sugar-binding transcriptional regulator gives MEQDKQRLSIEAARLYYLSDYSQQDIAARLGVSRPTVSRLLQHAKEQGYVQISIVDPLEDLDALGERVKKRYKLDQVLVSYSPMNEYREIQKHISRKAADYLHEIVKDSDIIGVTWGTTMHAVALQLRDKPVRGVEVVQLKGGVSHSQVNTYAAETVHLFAEAYHTLARYLPLPVIFDSVELKGMVERDRHIQRIIQLGKQANIAIFTVGTVHEDALLFRLGYLSEEEQQLLARIGAGDICSRFFDAKGRICSEEINNRTVGIDLEDLREKERSILVAGGRQKLAAIRAALVGGYANTLVTDQFTAQALLETD, from the coding sequence ATGGAACAGGACAAGCAGCGCCTCAGCATCGAGGCGGCAAGATTATATTATTTGTCGGATTACAGCCAGCAGGACATTGCGGCAAGATTGGGCGTCTCCCGTCCGACGGTCTCCAGGCTGCTTCAGCATGCCAAGGAGCAGGGATATGTGCAAATATCGATCGTGGATCCGCTGGAGGATCTGGATGCGCTGGGCGAGCGCGTCAAGAAGCGGTACAAGCTGGACCAGGTGCTGGTGAGCTATTCGCCGATGAATGAATATCGTGAGATTCAGAAGCATATCAGCAGGAAAGCCGCCGACTATTTGCATGAAATCGTGAAGGACTCGGACATCATCGGCGTGACCTGGGGAACGACGATGCACGCGGTCGCGCTTCAGCTGCGGGACAAGCCGGTCCGCGGTGTCGAGGTCGTGCAGCTGAAGGGCGGCGTGAGCCATTCGCAGGTCAATACGTATGCCGCCGAAACGGTTCATCTGTTCGCCGAGGCGTATCATACGCTGGCACGGTATTTGCCGCTTCCGGTTATTTTCGACAGCGTGGAGCTGAAGGGAATGGTGGAGAGGGACCGCCATATTCAGCGCATCATCCAGCTTGGCAAACAGGCGAATATCGCGATCTTTACGGTCGGCACCGTCCATGAGGATGCGCTCCTGTTCAGGCTCGGCTATCTCAGCGAGGAGGAACAGCAGCTGCTTGCGCGCATCGGTGCAGGGGATATCTGCTCCCGCTTCTTTGATGCGAAAGGACGGATATGCAGCGAAGAGATCAACAACCGGACGGTGGGGATCGATCTGGAGGATCTGCGGGAGAAGGAGAGATCCATCCTTGTTGCCGGCGGCAGGCAGAAGCTGGCCGCCATTCGGGCGGCGCTGGTCGGAGGCTACGCGAATACGCTGGTCACGGATCAATTTACGGCGCAGGCGCTGCTCGAAACGGATTGA
- the deoC gene encoding deoxyribose-phosphate aldolase, translating into MNIAGMIDHTLLKADATEAEILRITEEAKKYEFASVCVNPGWVKLCAEQLAGTKVKVCTVIGFPLGATTSAVKAFETKDAIANGAAEVDMVINIGALKDGNNELVQSDIQSVVDAAAGKALVKVIIETSLLTDEEKVRACELAVKAGADYVKTSTGFSTGGATPEDVALMRKTVGEGTGVKASGGVRSREDMDRMIEAGATRIGASSGVKIMEGGQSTSSY; encoded by the coding sequence ATGAATATTGCAGGAATGATTGATCATACGCTGCTCAAGGCGGACGCTACCGAGGCGGAGATTCTAAGAATAACTGAAGAGGCCAAAAAGTATGAGTTTGCTTCGGTATGCGTCAACCCGGGCTGGGTTAAATTGTGCGCCGAGCAGCTGGCAGGAACGAAGGTGAAGGTATGCACCGTCATCGGATTCCCGCTGGGAGCGACAACTTCGGCCGTCAAGGCTTTTGAAACGAAGGATGCGATTGCTAACGGAGCCGCTGAAGTGGACATGGTAATTAACATCGGCGCGCTGAAGGACGGCAATAACGAATTGGTGCAGAGCGACATTCAATCCGTGGTTGATGCGGCGGCAGGCAAGGCGCTGGTTAAGGTCATTATTGAGACAAGCCTGCTTACGGATGAAGAAAAGGTGCGGGCATGCGAGCTGGCCGTCAAAGCCGGCGCGGATTATGTGAAGACCTCGACCGGCTTCTCGACCGGCGGCGCGACACCGGAGGATGTGGCTCTGATGCGGAAAACGGTAGGCGAGGGAACAGGCGTCAAAGCTTCCGGAGGCGTTCGCAGCAGAGAGGACATGGACCGGATGATTGAAGCGGGCGCAACGCGCATCGGCGCGAGCTCGGGCGTGAAAATTATGGAGGGCGGACAATCAACGTCATCCTATTAG
- a CDS encoding SDR family oxidoreductase — protein MGDMSGKIVVITGANSGMGLASTIALARMGARVIMACRSQARGEAALEEARQACKGRGDIRLMQLDLGSFSSIRQFASAYREQYDRLDVLLNNAGVVTIKRETTADGYEAMLGVNHLGHFLLTNLLLDPLTRAQQGRIVNVSSGAHKIGKIHWEDPNLSKGFHVAKGYAQSKLANILFTKELARRLSGTGVTANALHPGAVSTSIGVNRETGFGKAVHRMLRPFFLTPDEGARTAVYLSSAPEVEQVTGEYFVKCKPVRTTEKASDPQLAARLWDWSERQTGLTGRDSI, from the coding sequence ATGGGCGATATGTCAGGGAAAATAGTGGTCATTACGGGAGCCAACTCCGGTATGGGGCTCGCATCCACGATTGCGCTTGCCCGTATGGGGGCGCGCGTAATTATGGCTTGCCGAAGTCAGGCGAGAGGGGAGGCGGCGCTGGAGGAGGCACGACAGGCATGTAAAGGACGCGGTGACATCCGTTTGATGCAGCTTGATCTGGGCTCGTTCTCAAGCATCCGGCAGTTCGCTTCCGCGTACCGGGAACAGTATGACCGCCTTGACGTCCTGCTGAACAATGCGGGCGTCGTCACGATCAAACGGGAGACGACGGCCGATGGATATGAAGCGATGCTTGGGGTCAACCATCTGGGACATTTTCTGCTCACTAACCTGCTTCTCGATCCGTTGACGCGGGCTCAGCAGGGGAGGATCGTCAACGTATCCTCCGGCGCGCACAAAATCGGAAAGATTCATTGGGAGGATCCGAATCTGTCCAAAGGGTTTCATGTGGCAAAGGGATATGCCCAGTCCAAGCTGGCTAATATCCTGTTTACGAAAGAGCTGGCGCGCCGCCTGTCCGGGACGGGGGTGACGGCCAATGCGCTTCATCCTGGCGCGGTCAGCACGAGCATCGGCGTAAACAGGGAGACGGGGTTCGGCAAGGCGGTGCATCGGATGCTTCGGCCGTTCTTCCTTACGCCGGATGAAGGCGCCAGAACCGCAGTATATTTGTCCTCGGCTCCGGAGGTGGAGCAGGTGACGGGCGAATATTTCGTCAAGTGCAAGCCGGTTCGAACGACGGAGAAGGCCAGCGACCCGCAGCTTGCGGCTCGGCTGTGGGATTGGAGCGAGCGTCAGACAGGATTGACGGGAAGGGACTCCATCTAA
- the deoD gene encoding purine-nucleoside phosphorylase translates to MSTHIGAKPGEIAESILLPGDPLRAKYIADTYLEDVICYNEVRGMLGFTGTYKGKRVSVQGTGMGVPSIAIYVNELIREYGVKNLFRVGTCGAMQEHVHVRDVILAQAACSDSGMNRHHFNGYDYSPIASFPLLLGAYERGKEKGLNMHVGNIFTSDVFYREDKSVVEKLMQHGVLGVEMETTALYTIAARYGVNALTILTVSDHLLTGEETSSEERQTTFNDMMEVALDTAISL, encoded by the coding sequence ATGAGTACACATATTGGAGCGAAACCGGGCGAGATAGCGGAATCCATCCTGCTGCCGGGGGACCCGCTGCGGGCTAAATACATCGCCGACACGTACCTGGAAGATGTGATCTGCTACAACGAAGTACGGGGGATGCTCGGATTTACGGGCACTTATAAAGGCAAACGCGTATCGGTCCAAGGCACCGGCATGGGTGTGCCGTCGATTGCGATTTACGTGAACGAGCTGATCCGGGAGTACGGCGTCAAAAATCTGTTTCGGGTCGGCACTTGCGGCGCTATGCAGGAGCATGTCCACGTCCGCGACGTCATTCTCGCCCAGGCGGCCTGCTCGGATTCCGGCATGAACCGCCACCACTTTAACGGCTATGATTATTCGCCGATTGCCAGCTTCCCGCTGCTGCTTGGCGCCTATGAGCGCGGGAAGGAAAAAGGGCTCAATATGCATGTCGGCAATATTTTTACATCGGATGTGTTCTACCGCGAGGACAAATCGGTCGTCGAGAAGCTGATGCAGCATGGCGTGCTTGGCGTGGAGATGGAGACGACGGCGCTGTACACGATTGCCGCAAGATACGGCGTCAATGCCTTGACGATTCTAACGGTGAGCGACCATCTGCTGACCGGGGAAGAGACTTCCTCCGAGGAGCGCCAAACGACGTTTAACGACATGATGGAAGTCGCGCTGGATACGGCGATATCCTTATAA
- a CDS encoding MraY family glycosyltransferase — translation MLYLTAFVISMVLVLVLIPPFRKLAIKIDFVDKPRPDSERKIHREPIPLTAGIAIFIGFFITYFALTGTISREAVGIFIGSVLILGIGLVDDWYKSQGKELASLPKLIVQISAAVIVYSYGIQFEGFNNPFTGHYINLPEWLQLILTIFWIFGVTTVINFSDGIDGLAGGLSAISGGTLFVVAMTMGQSESALLAVILVGAALGYLRYNKPPARVFMGDAGATFLGFILGIIALDGAFKGATLASLFIPIFALGVPIIDNVIVVIRRMLQSKPIYQADASQAHYRLLATGLNQKQTLVFLCLLNLCFGLTAIILALNEAGA, via the coding sequence ATGCTATATCTAACAGCGTTTGTCATATCGATGGTGCTGGTTCTCGTGCTGATTCCGCCGTTTCGGAAGCTGGCGATCAAGATTGACTTTGTGGACAAGCCAAGACCTGACTCCGAGCGGAAAATTCACCGCGAACCGATTCCGCTGACTGCGGGAATCGCCATTTTCATCGGATTTTTCATTACGTATTTTGCGCTGACCGGTACGATCTCCAGGGAAGCGGTGGGGATTTTTATCGGGAGCGTCCTGATTCTCGGCATCGGACTTGTCGATGACTGGTACAAATCGCAGGGAAAAGAGCTCGCCTCCCTGCCGAAGCTGATCGTTCAAATCTCCGCCGCCGTCATTGTTTACAGCTACGGCATCCAATTCGAGGGCTTCAACAACCCGTTTACCGGCCATTACATCAACCTGCCGGAATGGCTGCAGCTGATTTTGACGATCTTCTGGATCTTCGGCGTTACGACGGTCATTAATTTCTCGGACGGCATTGACGGTTTAGCCGGCGGGCTGTCTGCCATATCGGGCGGAACGCTGTTTGTTGTCGCCATGACGATGGGGCAGAGCGAATCCGCCCTGCTGGCTGTGATTCTGGTGGGCGCCGCGCTCGGATACCTGCGGTATAACAAGCCGCCGGCCCGGGTGTTCATGGGGGATGCGGGTGCTACCTTCCTCGGATTCATCCTCGGCATTATCGCCTTGGACGGGGCTTTCAAGGGAGCGACGCTGGCTTCGTTGTTCATCCCGATCTTTGCCCTGGGTGTGCCGATCATCGATAACGTGATCGTAGTCATTCGCAGAATGCTGCAATCGAAGCCGATCTACCAGGCAGACGCCTCGCAGGCGCACTATCGTCTGCTCGCTACCGGGCTTAATCAGAAGCAGACCCTGGTTTTCTTGTGCCTGCTGAATCTGTGCTTCGGCCTTACGGCGATTATCCTGGCTTTGAATGAAGCCGGCGCCTGA
- a CDS encoding ThuA domain-containing protein — protein sequence MANINVTVWNEFRHERHNEAIASIYPKGIHQAIADFLEKDGELKVRTAVLDDPEHGLTDDVLASTDVLLWWGHVAHGEVSDDIVEKVRQRVLDGMGLIVLHSGHASKIFQRLLGTNTGALKWRDDGEKERLWVIDPSHPIVSGLGEYIEIPKEEMYGERFEIPAPDELVFVSWFEGGEVFRSGCCYKRGRGKLFYFRPGHEAFPTYHQPEIQQVITNAVHWAAPLQGSKTSYGRVSPLEYSHTT from the coding sequence TTGGCTAATATCAATGTAACGGTATGGAATGAATTCAGACATGAACGGCATAATGAGGCGATCGCAAGCATTTATCCAAAGGGGATTCATCAGGCGATCGCGGATTTTCTGGAGAAGGACGGGGAGCTGAAAGTGCGCACGGCCGTGCTCGACGATCCCGAGCATGGACTGACGGATGACGTGCTAGCGTCAACGGATGTCCTGCTCTGGTGGGGCCATGTGGCCCATGGGGAAGTGAGCGACGACATTGTGGAGAAGGTGCGCCAGCGCGTCTTGGACGGCATGGGGCTGATCGTCCTTCATTCGGGCCACGCATCGAAGATCTTCCAGCGTCTGCTCGGCACGAATACCGGGGCGCTCAAATGGCGGGATGACGGGGAGAAGGAGCGGCTGTGGGTTATCGATCCGAGCCATCCGATCGTCAGCGGACTTGGGGAATATATCGAGATTCCGAAGGAGGAAATGTACGGCGAGCGCTTCGAAATCCCGGCTCCAGATGAGCTCGTCTTTGTCTCCTGGTTCGAAGGCGGCGAGGTATTCCGCAGCGGCTGCTGCTATAAAAGAGGGCGCGGCAAGCTGTTCTATTTCCGACCGGGGCATGAGGCGTTCCCGACCTACCATCAGCCGGAAATTCAGCAGGTGATCACCAATGCCGTGCATTGGGCGGCACCGCTGCAAGGATCGAAAACCTCCTACGGGCGTGTATCGCCGCTGGAATACAGCCATACGACATAA
- the murQ gene encoding N-acetylmuramic acid 6-phosphate etherase — protein MTNILSQLTTEQPHEHTQNIDQLSSEEIMTLINNEDSLITDTIRELIPTIAKAADLIVEAFQNGGRLFYVGAGTSGRIGILDASECPPTYGTDPSMVQGLIAGGFRAVKEAIEGAEDSEELGEQDMNEHGINEKDVVIGIAASGRTPYVLGAMRRAKELGAVVIGLCNNYNSPMQQDADFVIEAVVGPEVIMGSTRMKAGTSQKLILNMLTTTAMIRIGKVYKNLMVDLNPSNNKLVHRAKRIITLATGASDEDVEKAYFEAGAHVKTAIVMLLANVNAEEAARLLEGTNGFVRSAINLKAHKGS, from the coding sequence ATGACGAACATTCTCAGTCAATTGACAACCGAACAGCCTCATGAACATACGCAGAACATTGATCAGTTGAGCTCAGAGGAAATAATGACCCTGATTAATAATGAGGACAGCCTGATCACCGACACGATTCGGGAGCTGATCCCTACCATCGCCAAGGCAGCCGATCTCATCGTAGAAGCCTTTCAGAACGGCGGCCGTTTATTCTACGTCGGTGCAGGAACAAGCGGACGGATCGGTATTCTTGACGCATCCGAATGCCCGCCGACCTATGGGACCGACCCCTCGATGGTGCAAGGTCTGATCGCCGGAGGTTTCCGTGCGGTGAAGGAAGCGATCGAAGGAGCGGAGGACAGCGAAGAGCTCGGTGAGCAGGACATGAATGAGCATGGAATCAATGAAAAAGACGTTGTGATCGGCATCGCGGCCAGCGGACGCACCCCCTATGTGCTCGGGGCTATGCGGCGTGCCAAGGAGCTCGGGGCGGTCGTGATCGGCCTGTGCAACAACTACAATTCTCCGATGCAGCAGGATGCCGATTTCGTGATTGAAGCCGTCGTCGGGCCTGAAGTGATTATGGGCTCCACGCGGATGAAAGCCGGCACTTCGCAAAAGCTGATTCTTAACATGCTGACGACAACAGCCATGATCCGGATCGGCAAAGTGTACAAAAATCTGATGGTGGATCTCAATCCGTCCAACAACAAGCTTGTTCACCGCGCCAAGCGCATCATCACGCTTGCTACCGGCGCATCCGACGAGGACGTAGAGAAGGCTTACTTCGAGGCTGGAGCGCATGTCAAAACGGCCATCGTCATGCTCCTTGCCAACGTTAATGCCGAAGAGGCTGCAAGGCTCCTCGAGGGCACGAACGGGTTTGTGCGCAGCGCCATCAACCTGAAAGCCCACAAGGGCTCTTGA